The Actinomycetota bacterium region TCCTTGCGGCAGGTGCTGCGCGCCCGCGGCCGGCTCTCGCCCGCCGAGACCACCGCCGTGTTGGCCCCTGCCGCGGCGGGGATCGCAGCCGCGCACCGCCGCGGTCTGGTACACCGCGACGTCAAGCCGGACAACATCCTCGTCGCCGACGACGGCGTGGTGAAGGTCGCCGACTTCGGACTGGCTCGTGCCGCCGCGGCGAGCACACAGACGTTCGCCCCGGGATCGCTGGTGGGATCCCCGCACTACCTGGCGCCCGAGGCGGTCCGCGCCGAGCAGCTCGACGAGCGCGCCGACGTGTACGCCCTGGGTGTGGTCGCCTACGAGTGTCTGGTCGGCCACCCGCCGTTCCGCGCCGACAACGCCGTCGCCACCGCCGTCCGCCACACCCGCGAGACCGTCCCGGCACCGTCAGCGACGGTGGAGGCCGCGGCGGCCCTCGACGAGGTGGTCGCGACCGCCACAGCCCCCGACGCCGACGACCGGTACCCGGATGCGGCGGCGTTCGCTGCGGCGCTCCGCGCTGCGGTCCCGGCTGGCGAGGTCGTCGCAACCGGACATGATCCCGACCGAGCGACGGTGGTGATCCCCCCCGAAACGACCGACACGGTCGTGCCGTCGCCCGCACCGGTCGACACGGACCCCTCCGAGCCACCCGCGCCGCGGCGGCGCCCCCGTCAACGTCGTGGTCGGGGTCGGCGGTGGGTCCGCGGGGCCGTCATCGCGCTCGTCCTGCTCGCGTTGGCCGCCGCTGGCGGGTACCTGGCTTGGGACCGCTACGTCGCACCAGTCACGCCGGTCCCCGAGGTGGTGCAGATGTCGCGGGAGGACGCCGTCCGAGAGCTCCGAGAGTCGGGCTTCGCCCCGGCCATCGACGACGACAGCGTCTTCCACCGCACCATCCCCGCCGACCACGTCGCCGGACAGGACCCCGACGGCGAAGCCCGCCGGGGCGCCACGGTGGTGCTGACCCTGTCGGCTGGACCGCCCGATGTGCCCGGCGGCGTCCCGGACGTCGTCAAGGTCCCGGCGGCGGACGCCAAGGCCGCGCTCGAGGACCTCCACTTGGTGGTCGAGGTCCACGAGACCTACCACGAGGAGGTGGCCGAGGGCCTGGTCATCGCCGTCGACCCGCCCCCGGGGACCGCGATCAAGGAGGGTGCCAGCGTGGCGCTGGCCGTGAGCCGGGGCCGCCAGCCGATCACGGTCCCCGGCGTCGTCGAGAAGGGCGAAGGCGAGGCCTCGGCCGCGGTCGCCGCGGAAGGCCTCGATCCGGTGGTGGTCGACCGGGTGTTCAACGACGAGGTTCCCGCCGGCGTGGTGGTCGACCAGCGCCCCAAGCCGGGTGCGACCGCCTACCGCCAGGACCGCGTCGAGCTGGTCGTGTCCAAGGGGCCCAAGCCGTTCCCGATGCCCGAGGTGCGTGACAAGCGGCGCTCGGACGCGGTGCGGGTCCTGCAGGAGCTGGGGCTGAACGTCGAGGTCCGCGAGCAGGAGCGCATCTTCGGGTTCGGCGGCCGGAAGGACACGGTCGCCAAGCAGGACCCAGACCCGGGGGTCACCGTCCGGCGGGGCGACCGCGTCACCATCTACGTGTGGAGGTGATCGGCGTCGACGCGTGACCTGCAGTGCACCGACCTGGACGGACAGCCGCGGTCACTTCCAGGCGGCTCCGCGGTCGGGACCGCGCGCCGGCCAACCCCGCAGCATCACGTCGCTCAGTGCAACCTGTGGGGACCGCTCCCCGGGGAAGCTGCCGACGACCTCGAGTGTGACGAGACGGCCGAACACCGGCTGCGGGAAGGTGACCTGCTGGTCACCGGCGAGGTCGTGGAGGCTGACCTCGAAGACGGCGTCGTCGTCGACCGACACCCGGACCTGCGCCGCTCGCCCGGCCGCCGCGAACGCGTCGTCGTCACGCTGGTCGCCGTTGCGCACGACCAGCGCGGCGATCCACGCACGTCCGGACAGGCGCAGCTGGATCCGGCTGCCCACACCAGCGCTCTGCCACGTGGTGGACGGATCCCCGTCGACCAGGAACCTGGCCGTGTCCGTCGATGAGGTCGCGCTGATCCCGGCGATCTCGAGCGCGACGGGATCGTCGGGGTACAGGGACGCGTCGAACAACGGCAGCCCGCGGCTGGATTCCACATCCAGGCCGACCTGCCGGTAGATGAAGGCGCCGATCAGCGTGCCGATCAGCGCCCCGATCAGCACGACCAGGACCACCCGGCCGACCCGCGACGGGGAGGCCGCGGCGCTGATGTCATCGCCAGCGACCGCACCTGTCCCCGCGGCAACGAGGCTGTCTGCCAGCTCACCCGAGTCGAGGTCGGCACCGCACCGCCCGCACACGTCCCGCGTGGAGCTGTTGGCCGCCCCGCACCGGCGGCACGTCGCGAGGACCGGCCCAGCAGGTGCGGATGGTCGCTCCTCGGCACGGTCGTCGCCCCCGAGCGTGACCGGCGGGTCGGTGGCCGCCGAGGCCGTCCGGGCCTGGGCGGGTCGGTGCAGGCGCTGTCCGCAGAAGGGACAGAACCTGGCATCGACTGCGACGGGTGCCGAGCACGACGGGCACGTCATCTGTGCCGCACCGGTGACCTCGCGCCCGCCCATCGTTCCCCCGCCGGACCTGCGCGCAGGGTACACACCGACGGTGGGAACCCGACGACGTGCGGTTCGCGCACACGGCGAGGTCTCGACTACCCTCCGGGGCATGCGATCCCGCACGCGGTACGGCTTCTGGTTCACTGGCTCCTGGCCGCGGGGCCAGCTCGACAGACGCTGAACGCGAGCACGAGCGAGCCCCGGGCTTGAAGCCCGGGGCTCTGTGGTTCCGGTCGAGGGGCCACCAGGTGACGAGCACGAGATCAAGGGAGGACACCATGGTGGTCGTGATGCGCGCCACCGCGACCGACGAGGACGTGGCCAACGTGGTCGCCGCGGTCAGCGAGGTCGGTGGCGACGCGTTCGTCAGCCGCGGCAAGCACCAGACCATCGTGGGGCTGGTGGGGGACCTCAGCCAGTTCGCTGAGCTGCCCTTGCACGCGTTCCCGGGCGTGGAGGACGTCATCCGCGTCTCGAAGCCGTACAAGCTGGTCAGCATCGAGACCCATCCCCGACCGTCGACCGTGATGGTCGGCGACGCCCCGATCGGCCGGGACACGTTCACGCTGATCGCCGGGCCGTGCGCGGTCGAGACCGAGGAGCAGACGCGGACAGCGGCCCGCATGGCGCACGACGCCGGGGCGGCGATCCTCCGCGGCGGGGCGTACAAGCCACGCACGTCTCCCTACTCGTTCCAGGGCCTGGGCGAGAAGGGCCTCGACATCCTCAAGGACGTGTCACGCGAGCTCGGCGTGCCCTACGTCACCGAGGTGGTCACGCCCCGCGATGTGGAGGTCGTTGCCGACAAGGCCGACATGCTCCAGATCGGCACCCGCAACATGCAGAACTTCCAGCTGCTGAAGGAGGCCGGGTTGTCCAACAAGCCCGTGCTCTTGAAGCGTGGGATGACCGCCACGATCGAAGAGTGGATCATGGCGGCCGAGTACATCGCGCACACCGGCAACCTGCAGATCGTCCTGTGTGAACGGGGCATCCGGACGTTCGAGACCGCCACCCGCAACACGCTCGACGTGTCGTCCGTCCCGGTGGCCCAGTCGCTGACGCACCTGCCGGTGATCGTCGACCCGTCCCACTCCGGGGGGAAACGCGACCTCGTCTTGCCCTTGGCACGGGCCGCGATCGCCGTCGGGGCGGATGGGGTCATCGTCGACGTGCACCCTCGCCCCGAGGTCGCACTGTGTGACGGACCGCAGGCTCTGATCCGCGACGACCTGGTGCAGCTTCGTCAGGACATCGTCCGCTTCGCTGACCTGGTCGGTCGTGACGTCGCCCGGCCCGCCACCGAGCAGCCCAGCGGGGCGTGGGGGCGGGGCGGGTGACGTCGTGCGTCGTCGTCGGCGGGGGCCTGGCAGGGCTGCTCGCCGCACGGCGACTGCGCGACGCTGGACTCTCCGTCACCGTCCTCGACGCGGGTTCGCAACCCGGTGGGCGCCTGGCGACCCGCCGGGAGATGGGCGGGGTGTGGGACGTGGGGGCGCAGCATTTCACCGCCCGCGAGGAACCGTTCGTCACGCTCGTGGACGATCTGCGGGCCGCCGGGGTGGTGCGGACCTGGTTCCGGGGTCTGCCGCCACCGGACCCGCCCTACCACGGCCCGGACGACCCACGCCGCCACGAACCGCACCACCGCGGACACCCCGCGATGTCGGCGATCGCCGACCACCTCGCGGGCAGCCTCGACGTCCGCACCTGCGCGCCGGTCGCTCGCCTGATCCGTGACGGCGACCGGTGGCGAGCCGAGACCGCCGATGCCACGACCATCTCCAGCGACGCCGCGCTGCTGACGGCTCCCGTGCCGGAATCGCTGGCGCTGCTCGACGCCGGCGGCGTCCGGCTCCCCGCAGCGGCCGCCGAGGACCTGCGGGCACTGCGGTACGAGCCCTCGCTGTGTGTCCTCGGGGTGTTCAACGGTCGCAGTGAGCTGCCCGAGGCCGGGGCGTGGTACGGCGACGGCGACCCGGTGTCGTGGCTGGGTGACAACCATCGCAAGGACATCTCGCCCATCCCGACGGTGACCATCCACGCCGGCCCGCAGTTCAGCCGTGAACACCTCGACGCCGACGCCGCATCTTGGGCCGGGGCCCTGGCCGCGGCGGCGGAACCGCTGCTGGGCCGGCCGGTACG contains the following coding sequences:
- the aroF gene encoding 3-deoxy-7-phosphoheptulonate synthase, whose product is MVVVMRATATDEDVANVVAAVSEVGGDAFVSRGKHQTIVGLVGDLSQFAELPLHAFPGVEDVIRVSKPYKLVSIETHPRPSTVMVGDAPIGRDTFTLIAGPCAVETEEQTRTAARMAHDAGAAILRGGAYKPRTSPYSFQGLGEKGLDILKDVSRELGVPYVTEVVTPRDVEVVADKADMLQIGTRNMQNFQLLKEAGLSNKPVLLKRGMTATIEEWIMAAEYIAHTGNLQIVLCERGIRTFETATRNTLDVSSVPVAQSLTHLPVIVDPSHSGGKRDLVLPLARAAIAVGADGVIVDVHPRPEVALCDGPQALIRDDLVQLRQDIVRFADLVGRDVARPATEQPSGAWGRGG
- a CDS encoding FAD-dependent oxidoreductase, translated to MTSCVVVGGGLAGLLAARRLRDAGLSVTVLDAGSQPGGRLATRREMGGVWDVGAQHFTAREEPFVTLVDDLRAAGVVRTWFRGLPPPDPPYHGPDDPRRHEPHHRGHPAMSAIADHLAGSLDVRTCAPVARLIRDGDRWRAETADATTISSDAALLTAPVPESLALLDAGGVRLPAAAAEDLRALRYEPSLCVLGVFNGRSELPEAGAWYGDGDPVSWLGDNHRKDISPIPTVTIHAGPQFSREHLDADAASWAGALAAAAEPLLGRPVRVHATHRWRYATPVEPYPERSLVVEDAPPLVFAGDAFHGPRVEGAALSGLAAADVLLERLGT
- a CDS encoding PASTA domain-containing protein; the protein is MSESPPSSTATPLGGRYRVVEEIARGGMATVHRGVDVVLDRPVAIKILHRHLTADPTFLDRFLREARVAAGLSHLNVVAVYDWGHDGDDAFLVMEEVNGLSLRQVLRARGRLSPAETTAVLAPAAAGIAAAHRRGLVHRDVKPDNILVADDGVVKVADFGLARAAAASTQTFAPGSLVGSPHYLAPEAVRAEQLDERADVYALGVVAYECLVGHPPFRADNAVATAVRHTRETVPAPSATVEAAAALDEVVATATAPDADDRYPDAAAFAAALRAAVPAGEVVATGHDPDRATVVIPPETTDTVVPSPAPVDTDPSEPPAPRRRPRQRRGRGRRWVRGAVIALVLLALAAAGGYLAWDRYVAPVTPVPEVVQMSREDAVRELRESGFAPAIDDDSVFHRTIPADHVAGQDPDGEARRGATVVLTLSAGPPDVPGGVPDVVKVPAADAKAALEDLHLVVEVHETYHEEVAEGLVIAVDPPPGTAIKEGASVALAVSRGRQPITVPGVVEKGEGEASAAVAAEGLDPVVVDRVFNDEVPAGVVVDQRPKPGATAYRQDRVELVVSKGPKPFPMPEVRDKRRSDAVRVLQELGLNVEVREQERIFGFGGRKDTVAKQDPDPGVTVRRGDRVTIYVWR
- a CDS encoding zinc ribbon domain-containing protein, with the translated sequence MGGREVTGAAQMTCPSCSAPVAVDARFCPFCGQRLHRPAQARTASAATDPPVTLGGDDRAEERPSAPAGPVLATCRRCGAANSSTRDVCGRCGADLDSGELADSLVAAGTGAVAGDDISAAASPSRVGRVVLVVLIGALIGTLIGAFIYRQVGLDVESSRGLPLFDASLYPDDPVALEIAGISATSSTDTARFLVDGDPSTTWQSAGVGSRIQLRLSGRAWIAALVVRNGDQRDDDAFAAAGRAAQVRVSVDDDAVFEVSLHDLAGDQQVTFPQPVFGRLVTLEVVGSFPGERSPQVALSDVMLRGWPARGPDRGAAWK